A region of Anaeromicrobium sediminis DNA encodes the following proteins:
- a CDS encoding alanine racemase has translation MNNENIKYPILEINLNSIYHNVNEITSRCHCKNVSVAGVIKGCGGIQEIAEEFIKGGCDFLASSRIEQLIKLKNNNVSCETMLIRIPMLTEVSDLVQHVDISLNSEIDILRAIEKECMIQNTIHKVVLMFDLGDLREGCINEDEFIQLALFVENELSHVKLYGIGTNVGCYGSVNPTISNLTRLCNLASSIEDKIGRPLDLVSGGATSSLLLLLNETIPSKINNLRIGEALLTARDLPKYYNYEMDYMKQDTFTLKAEIVEIKDKPSYPIGELSVDSFGNKPVYEDKGIHKRALLAVGKQDFGSHDKLIPKDPNLEIIGSSSDHLIVDMEKAIQNYKIGDSIELATYYQSVLYLSNSSSVTKICI, from the coding sequence ATGAATAATGAAAACATAAAATATCCAATTCTTGAGATAAATTTAAATTCCATTTATCATAACGTGAACGAAATAACCTCTCGCTGTCATTGTAAAAATGTAAGTGTAGCTGGAGTTATTAAAGGCTGTGGTGGCATACAGGAAATTGCTGAAGAATTTATTAAAGGTGGATGTGATTTCTTAGCCAGCTCTAGAATTGAACAGCTTATCAAGTTAAAAAATAATAATGTTTCATGTGAAACTATGCTCATTAGAATTCCCATGTTAACAGAAGTAAGTGACTTAGTTCAACATGTAGATATTAGTCTCAATTCTGAAATTGACATTCTAAGGGCTATAGAAAAAGAATGTATGATACAAAATACCATCCACAAAGTAGTATTAATGTTTGATTTAGGAGATTTAAGGGAAGGTTGTATAAATGAGGATGAATTTATTCAATTAGCCCTCTTTGTAGAAAATGAATTAAGTCATGTTAAATTATATGGAATAGGCACTAATGTGGGATGCTATGGTTCTGTTAATCCTACTATTTCTAATCTTACTAGACTTTGTAATTTAGCTTCTTCAATTGAGGATAAAATCGGTAGACCATTAGATCTAGTATCTGGTGGAGCCACTTCATCTTTATTATTGCTTTTAAATGAAACTATACCATCTAAAATTAATAACCTAAGAATAGGCGAAGCCCTATTAACAGCTAGAGATTTACCAAAATATTATAATTATGAAATGGATTATATGAAACAAGATACCTTCACCTTAAAGGCCGAAATAGTTGAAATTAAAGATAAACCGTCTTATCCCATAGGTGAATTATCTGTAGATTCCTTTGGAAACAAACCCGTATATGAAGATAAAGGCATCCACAAAAGAGCACTCTTAGCCGTTGGAAAACAGGATTTTGGATCCCATGATAAACTTATTCCTAAGGACCCTAATCTTGAGATTATAGGTAGTAGTAGCGATCATTTAATTGTCGATATGGAAAAGGCTATACAAAATTATAAAATTGGAGATTCTATAGAATTGGCCACCTATTATCAATCTGTTTTATATTTAAGCAATAGTTCCTCTGTGACTAAAATTTGTATATAA
- a CDS encoding RidA family protein, with the protein MNKEIISTTKAPGAIGPYSQGVRVGDFVYTSGQLPINPETGEVPATIEEQTKQAIENGKAILEAAGSHMSKVFKTTVFLKDLSDFAKMNEVYGSYFSENFPSRSTVGGTQLAKNALVEIEFVATV; encoded by the coding sequence ATGAATAAAGAAATTATTTCAACAACTAAAGCGCCAGGTGCAATTGGGCCATATTCTCAAGGGGTTAGAGTTGGGGACTTTGTATATACTTCAGGTCAATTACCAATTAACCCTGAAACAGGAGAAGTGCCAGCTACTATAGAAGAGCAAACTAAGCAAGCGATTGAAAATGGAAAAGCTATTTTAGAAGCTGCTGGAAGTCACATGTCAAAAGTATTTAAGACTACAGTATTCTTAAAGGACCTTTCTGACTTTGCTAAAATGAACGAAGTTTACGGATCATACTTCAGTGAAAACTTCCCGAGCAGAAGTACTGTAGGGGGAACTCAATTAGCTAAAAACGCATTAGTTGAAATTGAGTTTGTAGCCACTGTATAA
- a CDS encoding aminotransferase-like domain-containing protein has translation MISIHWKPDKNSIVPLRRQIINYFTDKISKGQWPIGSIIPPQRDLARLFNVNRSTIVAALSELKSQGLIEGNGKSGTKIISSSILDLTKSQPDWQTYMREGIQIPNYKTIKTINDIEWDDKIIRLSSGEPSPELFPDGNMKKIVNKVSIDMNNLGYECPHGMYHLREEISKYLKAQNIDAAPSSILIVSGALQAIHLISIGLLQPGSSVFIEKPSYMYSLQILQTLGMRRLGIPMDHEGIMAKEIPKYVKKHRSSILYTIPNFQNPTGNVMSQERRKELIKICKEEKLPIIEDDVYRELWIDNPPPDSLKSLDKSGNVLYIGSMSKALSPGLRIGWIVGPDSVISHLADIKMQMDYGSSSLSQLTVAKWLSTGLYEEQVDFLRKELRIRRDIALNALNKYFSNMATWHIPQGGYYVWVKLKGKINMHKLFEEGCKSGVLLYPGYVYESNSNTNIRISYSYASHEDIEKGLHILSNIVQRLLHD, from the coding sequence ATGATTAGTATTCACTGGAAACCAGACAAAAACTCCATAGTGCCTTTACGTAGGCAGATCATAAATTATTTCACTGATAAAATCAGTAAAGGACAGTGGCCCATTGGTTCCATTATTCCTCCCCAAAGGGATTTAGCTCGCTTATTTAATGTAAATCGCAGTACCATAGTGGCTGCATTAAGTGAATTGAAATCTCAAGGTTTAATAGAGGGTAATGGTAAAAGTGGTACAAAAATCATCAGTAGTTCAATTTTAGATTTAACAAAATCTCAGCCTGATTGGCAAACCTATATGAGAGAAGGAATACAAATTCCTAACTATAAAACTATAAAAACTATAAATGATATAGAATGGGATGACAAAATAATTAGGCTTAGCTCTGGAGAACCTTCTCCAGAGTTATTTCCAGATGGAAACATGAAAAAAATAGTCAATAAAGTATCAATAGACATGAACAACTTAGGTTATGAATGCCCCCATGGAATGTATCATTTGAGAGAAGAAATAAGTAAGTATTTAAAGGCACAAAATATTGATGCAGCTCCATCCTCCATACTCATAGTATCAGGAGCATTGCAAGCCATACATCTAATATCCATAGGCCTCCTCCAACCTGGGTCATCCGTGTTCATAGAAAAGCCATCATACATGTATTCTCTTCAAATACTTCAGACTTTAGGTATGAGAAGATTAGGTATTCCAATGGATCATGAAGGAATCATGGCCAAAGAAATCCCAAAATATGTGAAGAAACATAGATCTTCCATATTATATACCATACCCAATTTTCAAAACCCTACAGGGAACGTCATGTCTCAGGAACGTAGGAAAGAATTAATTAAAATATGCAAGGAAGAGAAGTTACCCATAATAGAAGATGATGTATATAGGGAACTATGGATTGACAACCCACCGCCCGATTCCCTTAAAAGTCTTGATAAAAGTGGTAACGTCCTATATATAGGTAGTATGTCTAAAGCCCTAAGTCCAGGTCTAAGAATAGGTTGGATAGTAGGTCCTGATTCTGTCATATCCCATTTGGCAGATATAAAAATGCAAATGGATTATGGTTCCAGTTCCTTATCTCAATTAACCGTTGCTAAATGGCTATCTACAGGTCTTTATGAAGAGCAAGTTGATTTTTTAAGAAAGGAACTTCGTATAAGAAGAGACATTGCGTTAAACGCCCTAAATAAATATTTTTCAAATATGGCCACATGGCATATTCCCCAGGGAGGATATTATGTATGGGTAAAATTAAAGGGGAAAATAAATATGCATAAACTCTTTGAAGAAGGATGTAAATCTGGTGTTTTACTTTATCCTGGATATGTATATGAATCTAATTCAAATACTAATATTAGAATCTCTTATTCTTATGCATCCCATGAGGACATAGAGAAGGGATTACATATATTATCTAATATTGTACAAAGACTTCTTCATGATTAA
- a CDS encoding HNH endonuclease encodes MWDKKSQRRYVYMRDEGICRFCGRKLLFKQVTLDHYLPKSRGGTNDIFNLACSCKKCNKYKRDEIPLDYKDSILELFKRAVIDGYITTSHMKMKKDELIELTDKVHRIEDMNKHIVFQSHTHRIYLKDNMIHKIVRVNTKG; translated from the coding sequence ATGTGGGATAAGAAAAGTCAAAGAAGATATGTTTATATGAGGGATGAAGGAATATGTAGATTTTGTGGAAGAAAGCTGCTCTTTAAACAAGTGACTTTAGATCATTATTTACCTAAAAGTAGAGGTGGTACTAACGATATATTTAACCTAGCATGTAGTTGTAAAAAATGTAATAAATACAAAAGAGATGAGATACCTTTAGATTATAAGGACAGTATTTTAGAGTTATTCAAAAGAGCAGTAATTGATGGATATATAACTACTAGTCATATGAAGATGAAGAAAGATGAATTGATAGAATTAACAGATAAAGTACATAGAATAGAAGACATGAACAAACACATAGTATTTCAAAGCCATACTCACAGAATATATTTAAAAGATAACATGATACACAAGATTGTAAGGGTGAATACAAAGGGT
- a CDS encoding molybdopterin-containing oxidoreductase family protein, whose protein sequence is MKDYRTVCPRDCFGTCGLKVQIKDGKVLKVKGDKDHPVTRGISCIKGNNFHNIVNNEGRLMAPLKRVGNRGEDKFEPISWHEAIDAIYENLSAIRDNHGPESVMYYKGSGTFGIARECDRGFWYQFGGFTTKEGSLCQGAISKAINLTYGDRKHNDMEDLINSDLIILWGKNPAFTHPQMMNHINKAVKNGSKLVTIDPRINESSKNSDLHLCPRPGTDGALALGIGNELIKSNSIDEEFINKYAYGYEEYKELVKDYSLEKVNEITEIDKEKIEKLVSLIKKHPKYALIMGFGVQRYTNGGQTSRAISLIPPLTGSIGKSGACLYVDNGQGEGFEWPISPEKPDEIRSIPIGKLATILGTEENPPIKGMWIQMANPLTSNPNTKRLRENMNNLDFVVVCDLFMTDTSKMADIVLPVASPFEYYDLIKSYGHPYIHLQDKLIDPPGQCKHESEIYKLLSKRFGFDEKYLLDNDEDLIKNILRESSHNVTIEELRKKPYLPKNSEDIAFENLEFNTQSGKIEFYCERVKEEWGASPLPEYIEPEEGKDSDIVKKYPLSFLTTHSKNRINSQYANVDELKEESILSINPKDAKDRHIENGDLVKIFNKIGTITLKAKITDSIKEGIVHVFFGNWENENGVNNLIKDRLTDIGDNTAFHNCVVQVEKI, encoded by the coding sequence ATGAAGGATTATAGAACTGTCTGCCCTAGGGATTGCTTTGGTACGTGTGGTCTTAAGGTACAGATAAAGGACGGGAAGGTATTAAAGGTAAAGGGAGATAAGGATCATCCTGTTACAAGGGGTATAAGTTGTATTAAGGGAAATAATTTTCATAATATAGTAAATAATGAAGGTAGATTAATGGCTCCTTTAAAGAGAGTAGGAAATAGGGGCGAAGATAAATTTGAGCCTATTAGTTGGCATGAGGCAATAGATGCTATTTATGAAAATCTATCTGCCATAAGAGATAATCATGGGCCTGAATCTGTCATGTATTACAAAGGGTCGGGGACCTTTGGAATTGCTAGGGAATGTGATAGGGGATTTTGGTATCAATTTGGTGGATTTACCACGAAAGAGGGAAGTCTATGCCAGGGGGCCATATCTAAAGCAATAAATTTAACTTATGGAGATAGGAAACATAATGATATGGAAGACCTTATAAACTCAGATTTGATTATTTTATGGGGGAAGAATCCTGCTTTTACCCATCCACAAATGATGAATCATATAAATAAGGCAGTTAAAAATGGAAGCAAATTAGTGACTATTGATCCAAGAATAAATGAATCGAGTAAAAATAGTGATTTGCATTTATGCCCAAGACCAGGAACTGATGGAGCCTTAGCCCTAGGTATTGGAAATGAGCTTATAAAATCAAATAGTATAGATGAAGAATTTATTAATAAATATGCCTATGGATATGAAGAATATAAGGAATTAGTTAAAGATTATTCTCTAGAAAAAGTAAATGAAATAACTGAAATAGACAAGGAAAAAATAGAAAAGCTAGTTAGTTTAATTAAAAAACACCCAAAGTATGCATTAATAATGGGATTTGGAGTTCAACGTTACACTAATGGAGGGCAAACTTCTAGAGCCATAAGTTTAATACCTCCTTTAACAGGAAGTATTGGTAAAAGTGGAGCCTGTCTATATGTGGATAATGGACAAGGAGAAGGTTTTGAGTGGCCCATTAGCCCTGAAAAACCAGATGAAATTAGGTCCATACCTATTGGTAAGTTAGCCACTATCTTAGGAACAGAGGAAAACCCTCCAATTAAAGGTATGTGGATTCAAATGGCAAACCCATTGACTTCCAATCCTAATACTAAAAGATTAAGAGAGAATATGAATAATCTGGATTTCGTAGTAGTCTGTGATTTATTCATGACAGATACTTCAAAGATGGCAGATATAGTATTACCTGTAGCTAGCCCCTTTGAATACTATGATTTAATTAAAAGTTATGGACATCCGTATATCCATCTTCAAGATAAGCTAATAGATCCTCCAGGACAATGTAAACATGAGAGTGAAATCTATAAACTTTTAAGTAAAAGGTTTGGTTTTGATGAAAAATATCTGTTAGATAATGATGAAGATTTGATAAAAAATATATTGAGAGAATCTAGCCATAATGTGACTATTGAAGAACTTAGGAAAAAACCATATCTACCTAAAAACAGCGAAGACATTGCCTTTGAGAATTTGGAATTTAATACACAATCAGGGAAAATAGAGTTCTATTGTGAGCGAGTAAAGGAAGAATGGGGAGCCAGTCCACTACCAGAATATATAGAACCAGAAGAGGGAAAAGATTCAGATATAGTCAAAAAATATCCCTTAAGTTTTTTAACTACCCATTCAAAGAATAGAATTAATTCTCAATATGCTAATGTGGATGAACTAAAGGAAGAGAGTATATTGAGTATAAACCCTAAGGATGCTAAAGATAGACATATAGAAAATGGAGATTTAGTAAAAATATTTAATAAAATAGGGACAATTACTTTAAAGGCTAAAATAACGGATAGTATAAAAGAAGGTATAGTTCATGTATTCTTTGGCAATTGGGAAAATGAAAATGGAGTAAATAATTTAATAAAAGATAGATTAACAGATATAGGAGACAATACGGCCTTTCATAATTGTGTCGTACAAGTGGAAAAAATATAA
- the thiT gene encoding energy-coupled thiamine transporter ThiT — MINGIIGLLSVIFFAYYIMKLRKNKFDTRTMVIVSMFSALSYILYLIQFIKYPQGGGISLFSMLPVMLLSLIYGNAVGLTGGLIFGFLKLLNGYFIVHPIQFLLDYILSTMMLGIAGSFGNHKKVKVILGCLLAVFVSVNLNVLSGVIFFGQYAPEGMNVWWYSIVYNYSSAGLEGVLTTIIIGLMPLKKFISLGKGRITGGNE; from the coding sequence ATGATTAATGGAATTATAGGATTATTAAGTGTAATATTCTTTGCATATTACATAATGAAACTTAGAAAAAATAAATTTGACACTAGAACTATGGTGATAGTATCCATGTTTAGTGCCCTGTCTTATATACTATACCTTATTCAATTTATAAAATATCCTCAAGGAGGAGGTATAAGCCTATTCTCCATGTTGCCTGTAATGTTATTATCCTTAATATATGGAAATGCAGTAGGTCTTACAGGAGGATTAATATTTGGTTTCCTAAAATTATTAAATGGTTATTTTATAGTTCATCCTATTCAGTTTTTATTAGACTATATATTATCTACTATGATGCTAGGTATTGCAGGATCTTTTGGAAATCATAAAAAGGTAAAAGTGATATTGGGTTGTTTACTTGCCGTATTTGTAAGTGTAAATTTAAATGTATTATCGGGAGTTATATTCTTTGGTCAGTATGCACCAGAGGGTATGAATGTATGGTGGTACTCTATAGTATATAACTATTCTAGTGCAGGATTGGAAGGGGTTCTTACTACTATAATAATAGGATTGATGCCACTTAAGAAGTTCATATCATTAGGAAAAGGAAGAATTACTGGAGGAAATGAATAA
- a CDS encoding NUDIX hydrolase: MGNYIMELRKIVGHRPLVMCAAGVLIINEDGQVLLQQRTDNNMWGIPGGALELGELLEETAKREVLEETGLTVSNLELFGTYSGERMHHIYPNGDEVYIVSSVYITRDYKGELKLDKDESKDLRFFNIDDIPKSINPPDEPIIEDFIKTFKNKDIY, from the coding sequence ATGGGAAACTATATAATGGAGTTGAGAAAGATAGTAGGACATAGGCCTTTAGTTATGTGTGCAGCAGGAGTTTTAATCATTAACGAAGATGGTCAAGTTTTATTACAACAAAGGACAGATAATAACATGTGGGGTATACCTGGCGGTGCTTTAGAGTTAGGAGAATTATTAGAAGAGACAGCAAAGAGAGAAGTATTAGAAGAAACGGGATTAACTGTATCTAATTTAGAGTTGTTTGGAACATATTCAGGAGAGAGGATGCATCATATATATCCAAATGGAGATGAAGTATATATTGTATCTTCCGTATATATAACTAGGGATTATAAGGGAGAATTAAAACTAGATAAAGATGAAAGTAAAGATCTAAGATTTTTTAATATAGATGATATACCAAAATCAATAAATCCTCCAGATGAACCTATAATAGAGGATTTCATAAAAACCTTTAAAAATAAGGATATCTACTAA
- the tenA gene encoding thiaminase II, with the protein MKFTDYLFEEVKPVWEEYLIHPFIKEIADGTLDKEKFKYYLIQDYLYLKEYAKVFCVGVVKAQTMKDMKFFYKSIKGTMEDETAVHIKYLKDFGMEPEEVEKCEYDLTTSSYTSYMQALALTGDIREIAIATLPCTWSYNYIGKYLLENHGNELENNFYRHWIELYGSEGFTDFSDAWIEYTDRICENICESERKKLRDIFIKASIYEMEFWHMAYKERT; encoded by the coding sequence ATGAAATTTACTGATTATTTATTTGAGGAAGTAAAGCCCGTATGGGAAGAGTATTTAATCCATCCCTTTATTAAGGAAATAGCAGATGGAACTTTAGACAAGGAGAAGTTTAAATATTATCTTATACAAGATTACTTGTATCTTAAGGAATATGCAAAGGTATTTTGTGTGGGTGTAGTGAAAGCCCAGACCATGAAAGATATGAAATTCTTCTACAAATCCATAAAGGGAACTATGGAAGACGAAACGGCAGTTCATATAAAGTATTTAAAAGATTTTGGAATGGAACCGGAAGAAGTGGAAAAATGTGAATATGATCTAACCACATCTAGTTATACAAGTTATATGCAAGCATTGGCTCTAACTGGAGACATAAGAGAAATTGCCATAGCCACATTACCTTGCACATGGAGTTATAACTACATAGGTAAGTATTTATTAGAAAATCATGGGAACGAATTAGAAAATAATTTTTATAGACATTGGATAGAATTATATGGTTCAGAAGGATTTACAGATTTTTCAGATGCATGGATTGAGTATACTGATAGAATTTGTGAAAATATATGTGAGTCAGAAAGGAAAAAATTAAGGGATATATTTATTAAAGCTAGTATATATGAGATGGAATTTTGGCATATGGCTTACAAGGAAAGAACATAA
- the yfcC gene encoding putative basic amino acid antiporter YfcC, giving the protein MSVENKTKEQRKNKSWQMPDTYVIIFFVVLFAALLTYLIPVGQFETKDITYVYKGVEKSRTVPIPESFKILTDDNGNSVKNGIKWFEPGGGVGIVNYAFEGLVSGSKWGSAVGVVAFILVIGGAFGIILRTGAVETGMMAMIKKTKGAESAIIPILFALFSIGGAVFGMGEEAIPFAMILVPILIGMGYDGITGIMITYTATQIGFATSWMNPFSVAIAQGVSGVPVMSGAGVRFSLWVFFTTIGIIYTWRYAKKIKKDPTLSLSYESDKQYREDFKNKENIEVKFEMGHKLILLTVFLGMIWVIYGVMKYEYYLPEIATQFFVMGIVSGVIGIIFNLNNMRLNDIASSFREGAKDLLGAALVVGMAKGIILVLGGSDPTTPTVLNTVLHGIGNTIGSLPAAVSAWFMFVFQSVFNFFVVSGSGQAALTMPLMAPLADLVGVTRQVAVLAFQLGDGFTNLIVPTSGCLMGMLAVARLDWSKWAKFQLKFQGILFVLSSIVMILAVMIGYN; this is encoded by the coding sequence ATGTCAGTAGAAAACAAGACGAAGGAACAAAGAAAGAATAAATCTTGGCAAATGCCTGATACTTATGTAATTATTTTCTTTGTCGTATTATTTGCCGCACTTTTAACTTATTTAATTCCAGTTGGGCAATTTGAAACGAAAGATATAACCTATGTTTACAAAGGTGTAGAAAAATCAAGAACCGTACCTATTCCTGAGAGTTTTAAAATTTTAACAGACGATAATGGGAATTCAGTAAAGAATGGTATTAAATGGTTTGAACCAGGTGGTGGTGTAGGAATTGTTAACTACGCATTTGAAGGTTTGGTTAGTGGTAGTAAATGGGGTTCTGCAGTTGGCGTAGTTGCATTTATTCTTGTGATTGGTGGTGCATTTGGAATCATATTAAGGACGGGTGCAGTTGAAACAGGAATGATGGCAATGATTAAAAAGACTAAGGGTGCGGAAAGCGCTATTATACCAATATTATTTGCACTATTTTCTATAGGTGGAGCAGTATTTGGTATGGGTGAAGAGGCTATACCCTTTGCAATGATCCTTGTGCCCATATTGATTGGGATGGGATATGATGGTATAACGGGTATAATGATTACGTACACGGCAACACAAATAGGTTTTGCAACTTCATGGATGAATCCATTTAGTGTTGCTATTGCTCAAGGGGTTTCAGGAGTACCTGTTATGTCGGGAGCTGGTGTTAGATTTTCTTTGTGGGTATTCTTTACAACTATAGGAATTATCTATACTTGGAGATATGCTAAAAAAATCAAGAAAGATCCTACTTTATCCCTTTCGTATGAATCAGATAAACAGTATAGAGAGGACTTTAAGAATAAAGAAAATATTGAAGTTAAATTTGAGATGGGTCATAAGTTAATTTTATTAACTGTATTTTTAGGTATGATTTGGGTTATATATGGAGTAATGAAATATGAATATTACCTTCCTGAAATTGCTACCCAATTCTTCGTAATGGGGATTGTTTCAGGGGTTATAGGTATTATTTTCAACTTAAATAACATGAGGTTAAATGATATTGCTAGTTCATTTAGAGAGGGAGCCAAAGATTTACTTGGTGCAGCATTGGTTGTTGGTATGGCAAAGGGAATTATACTTGTTCTTGGAGGATCAGATCCTACAACGCCAACTGTATTAAATACAGTTCTTCATGGAATAGGAAATACTATAGGATCTTTACCAGCAGCTGTTTCAGCCTGGTTTATGTTTGTATTCCAATCAGTGTTTAATTTCTTTGTTGTATCTGGCTCAGGACAAGCAGCATTGACAATGCCTTTAATGGCACCACTTGCCGATTTAGTAGGTGTTACAAGACAAGTGGCTGTTCTTGCATTCCAACTAGGAGACGGTTTTACCAACTTAATCGTACCAACTTCAGGTTGTTTGATGGGAATGTTAGCTGTTGCAAGACTTGATTGGAGTAAATGGGCTAAATTCCAGCTTAAATTTCAAGGAATACTATTTGTACTTTCATCTATTGTAATGATACTTGCTGTAATGATAGGATATAATTAA
- a CDS encoding B3/B4 domain-containing protein produces the protein MKKFIIEEGFWNLFPQAQIGVLVCNHIDNSIKDGFRYESLLREAEKKATHHISSGQFSENKCISIWRDAFKKFPTKKGSRASIENLLKRVSKGNEIGNINPLVDIYNSISLNYALPCGGEDMDKFVGNLRLTHADGDESFIPLGETDNKSPKEGEIVYKDDESVICRCLNWREAERTILTEKTKNAILVIESIDEVREDDLKKAVAELKNLVINNLGGSCSTYIMNKDNKEIVI, from the coding sequence ATGAAAAAATTCATAATAGAAGAAGGCTTTTGGAATCTATTTCCTCAAGCTCAAATAGGAGTATTAGTATGTAATCATATAGATAACTCTATAAAAGATGGCTTTAGATATGAAAGCCTTCTTAGGGAAGCTGAAAAAAAGGCTACTCATCATATAAGTAGTGGCCAATTTAGTGAAAACAAATGTATATCCATATGGAGAGATGCTTTTAAAAAATTCCCAACTAAAAAGGGAAGTAGAGCTTCAATAGAAAATCTACTGAAAAGAGTTAGCAAGGGAAATGAAATAGGAAATATAAATCCTTTAGTGGATATATATAATTCCATATCACTTAATTACGCCCTACCTTGTGGTGGAGAGGATATGGACAAATTTGTAGGGAATTTAAGACTTACTCATGCGGATGGAGATGAATCCTTTATACCCCTTGGAGAGACTGATAATAAAAGTCCAAAGGAAGGCGAAATTGTATATAAGGATGATGAAAGTGTAATATGCCGTTGTTTAAATTGGCGAGAAGCTGAGAGAACTATCCTTACAGAGAAAACTAAAAATGCTATTTTAGTAATAGAATCTATAGATGAAGTCAGGGAAGATGATTTAAAAAAGGCAGTGGCGGAATTAAAAAATTTAGTAATAAATAATCTAGGTGGAAGTTGTAGTACATACATAATGAATAAGGACAATAAAGAAATAGTCATATAG